The following are encoded in a window of Eschrichtius robustus isolate mEscRob2 chromosome 1, mEscRob2.pri, whole genome shotgun sequence genomic DNA:
- the LOC137766818 gene encoding small ribosomal subunit protein eS27-like produces MDVKCPGCYKITTVSSHAQTVVLCGGCSTVLCQPTRGKARLTEGCSFRQKRH; encoded by the coding sequence ATGGATGTGAAATGCCCAGGATGCTATAAAATCACCACCGTCTCTAGCCATGCACAAACAGTAGTTTTGTGTGGCGGCTGCTCTACTGTCCTCTGCCAGCCTACAAGAGGAAAAGCAAGGCTTACAGAAGGATGCTCCTTCAGACAGAAGCGGCACTAA